A stretch of the Effusibacillus pohliae DSM 22757 genome encodes the following:
- the ppdK gene encoding pyruvate, phosphate dikinase has translation MNQKFVYLFDEGRADMKSLLGGKGANLAEMTRAGLPVPPGFTITTEACNAFYSAGRTISPEIQQQIDAALAELEKRVGKKLGDPANPLLVSVRSGAVFSMPGMMDTILNLGLNDETVKGLAELTGNPRFAYDCYRRFIQMFSDVVLGVDHYHFEQILDQVKETRVVRHDTELTAEDWQDVIARYKELVRKETKDDFPQDPSVQLDRAIRAVFLSWNNQRAFVYRRINKIPDDLGTAVNVQMMVFGNMGDDSGTGVAFTRNPSTGEKELYGEFLVNAQGEDVVAGIRTPQPISALKEIMPEIFQQFQEIAARLEAHYKDMQDIEFTVERGKLYMLQTRSGKRTAPAAVKIAVDLVAEGLISKEEALLRVDPDGLDQLLHRRIDPDAKLQVIAKGLPASPGAASGQVVFDADLADKLAGEGKKVILVRPETTPEDIHGMVAAQGIVTSRGGMTSHAAVVARGMGKPCICGCESLRIDLRAKQFAVDDHVVKEGDWISIDGATGRVLLGEVPLIDPVLSPEFKQLLEWADEVRQIDVRANADNPEDALKAREFGAQGIGLCRTEHMFMAIDRVPIVQEMILAETDEERRRALDKLLPMQQGDFEGILRAMEGLPVTIRLLDPPLHEFLPNLEELLVELTKLRMQEDADREQIREKENLLRKVRALHEFNPMLGHRGCRLGMTFPEIYEMQVVAIFRATAKLRQEGIDARPEVMIPLVGHVNELRIMRELVVEKANQVMEETGQRFEYTIGTMIEIPRAALTADEIATEADFFSFGTNDLTQTTFGFSRDDAEGKFLHQYVQHKVLPDNPFAVLDQTGVGKLIQMAEQLGRSVKPDLKLGICGEHGGEKSSIEFCYKTGLNYVSCSPFRVPIARLAAAQATIKHRK, from the coding sequence ATGAACCAAAAATTCGTGTACCTGTTCGATGAAGGACGTGCCGACATGAAATCGCTGCTCGGCGGAAAAGGAGCGAACCTGGCGGAGATGACGCGGGCCGGACTGCCGGTCCCGCCAGGGTTCACGATCACGACGGAAGCGTGCAACGCGTTCTACAGTGCCGGCCGGACGATTTCGCCGGAGATTCAGCAACAGATCGACGCCGCGCTGGCGGAACTGGAAAAAAGGGTCGGCAAAAAATTGGGCGACCCCGCCAATCCGCTGCTGGTGTCGGTTCGGTCGGGGGCCGTTTTTTCGATGCCCGGCATGATGGACACGATCCTCAATCTCGGATTGAATGACGAAACGGTCAAGGGGCTGGCCGAACTGACCGGCAATCCTCGCTTCGCCTATGACTGTTACCGCCGCTTCATCCAGATGTTCAGCGATGTGGTGCTGGGGGTCGATCATTATCATTTTGAACAGATTCTCGATCAGGTGAAAGAGACGAGAGTGGTTCGGCATGACACCGAATTGACGGCGGAAGACTGGCAGGATGTGATCGCACGTTACAAGGAACTGGTGCGGAAAGAAACGAAGGACGATTTTCCGCAAGATCCGTCTGTGCAATTGGACCGGGCCATCCGAGCCGTGTTCCTGTCGTGGAACAACCAGCGCGCGTTCGTCTACCGGCGGATCAACAAGATTCCGGACGATCTCGGAACGGCCGTCAACGTCCAGATGATGGTATTCGGCAACATGGGGGACGATTCGGGCACCGGCGTGGCGTTCACGCGCAATCCTTCCACGGGTGAAAAAGAGCTGTACGGGGAGTTTCTGGTGAATGCGCAAGGGGAAGATGTGGTGGCGGGAATCCGCACGCCGCAGCCGATCTCCGCGCTGAAAGAGATCATGCCCGAGATTTTCCAGCAGTTTCAAGAGATTGCCGCCCGTTTGGAAGCACACTACAAGGACATGCAGGACATCGAGTTTACCGTCGAACGGGGAAAATTGTACATGCTGCAGACGCGGAGCGGCAAACGGACAGCACCGGCAGCCGTAAAAATCGCGGTCGACCTGGTGGCGGAAGGACTGATCAGCAAGGAAGAGGCACTGCTGCGGGTCGATCCGGACGGATTGGACCAGCTGTTGCACCGGCGAATCGATCCGGATGCAAAATTGCAGGTGATCGCCAAAGGGCTGCCCGCCTCGCCCGGGGCGGCGTCCGGGCAGGTGGTGTTTGACGCCGACCTGGCCGATAAATTGGCGGGCGAAGGCAAAAAAGTGATCCTGGTGCGGCCGGAAACCACGCCGGAAGACATTCACGGCATGGTGGCGGCGCAAGGGATCGTCACATCGCGCGGCGGGATGACTTCGCATGCGGCAGTAGTCGCCCGCGGTATGGGCAAGCCGTGCATCTGCGGCTGCGAATCGCTGCGCATCGACCTGCGCGCGAAACAGTTTGCCGTTGACGACCACGTGGTGAAGGAAGGCGACTGGATCTCGATTGACGGCGCCACCGGCCGTGTCCTGCTGGGGGAAGTGCCGCTGATCGATCCGGTGCTGTCGCCTGAGTTCAAGCAGTTGTTGGAATGGGCGGATGAAGTCCGGCAGATCGACGTGCGGGCCAACGCGGACAATCCGGAGGACGCTTTGAAGGCGCGCGAGTTTGGCGCACAGGGAATCGGGTTGTGCCGGACGGAGCACATGTTCATGGCGATCGACCGGGTGCCGATCGTGCAGGAGATGATTTTGGCGGAAACGGATGAAGAACGCCGACGAGCGCTCGACAAGCTGCTGCCGATGCAGCAGGGGGATTTTGAAGGCATCCTGCGGGCGATGGAAGGTCTGCCGGTGACGATTCGCCTGCTGGACCCGCCGCTGCACGAGTTTTTGCCCAACCTGGAGGAGTTGCTGGTCGAATTGACCAAACTGCGCATGCAGGAAGATGCAGACCGTGAACAGATTCGCGAAAAAGAAAATTTGCTGCGGAAAGTGCGCGCCCTGCATGAGTTCAACCCGATGCTCGGACACCGCGGCTGCCGTCTGGGCATGACCTTCCCGGAAATCTACGAGATGCAGGTGGTGGCGATTTTCCGGGCGACCGCCAAATTGCGGCAGGAAGGGATTGACGCCCGGCCGGAAGTGATGATTCCGCTGGTCGGCCATGTCAACGAATTGCGGATCATGCGCGAGCTCGTGGTGGAAAAAGCGAACCAGGTGATGGAAGAAACCGGCCAGCGGTTCGAGTATACGATCGGCACGATGATCGAAATTCCGCGCGCCGCCCTGACGGCCGACGAAATTGCGACCGAGGCGGACTTCTTCTCGTTCGGCACAAATGACCTGACGCAGACGACGTTCGGTTTCTCACGCGACGATGCGGAAGGCAAATTCCTGCATCAGTACGTGCAGCACAAAGTGTTGCCCGACAACCCGTTCGCCGTGCTCGACCAAACCGGGGTCGGCAAACTGATCCAGATGGCCGAGCAGCTCGGCCGCAGTGTGAAGCCCGATTTGAAACTGGGCATTTGCGGCGAGCACGGGGGAGAGAAAAGCTCGATCGAGTTTTGTTACAAGACCGGTTTGAACTATGTATCCTGTTCCCCGTTCCGCGTGCCCATCGCCAGACTGGCAGCCGCCCAGGCGACGATCAAACATCGCAAATAG
- a CDS encoding pyruvate, water dikinase regulatory protein codes for MGVCWRGNGSVKEQLPIVYVVSDSIGETAEFVVRAAASQFDGGRVEIRRVSYVDDKEPIKEVIQAAKEVNGFVAFTLVLPHLREFILEEAARQNVYLVDIMGPMLDAFQNVFQLEPKRRPGLVHQMDDDYFRRVEAIEFAVKYDDGKDPRGLLRADLVLIGVSRTSKTPLSMYLAHKRIKCANVPLVPEVEPPEELFQISPKKIIGLTISPNELNLIRQERLKALGLKAQANYANLDRILQELDYAEKLMRKIGCPVINVSNKAVEETANIVMDILKRGGGRG; via the coding sequence ATGGGAGTGTGTTGGAGGGGGAATGGAAGCGTGAAGGAACAATTACCGATCGTGTACGTGGTATCCGATTCGATCGGCGAAACGGCCGAATTTGTGGTGCGAGCTGCCGCCAGCCAGTTTGACGGGGGGCGGGTGGAAATCCGCCGCGTCTCGTATGTGGACGACAAAGAACCGATCAAAGAAGTGATCCAAGCGGCGAAGGAAGTGAACGGATTTGTCGCGTTCACTCTTGTGCTGCCACACCTGCGGGAGTTTATCCTGGAAGAGGCGGCACGGCAAAACGTCTATTTGGTGGACATTATGGGGCCGATGCTCGATGCGTTTCAGAATGTGTTTCAACTCGAACCCAAGCGCCGCCCGGGGCTTGTTCACCAAATGGACGACGACTATTTCCGCAGGGTGGAAGCGATCGAATTCGCGGTCAAATATGACGATGGCAAAGACCCGCGCGGTCTGTTGCGGGCCGATTTGGTGCTGATCGGGGTGTCCCGCACATCGAAAACGCCGCTGTCCATGTATCTGGCCCACAAGCGGATCAAATGCGCCAACGTCCCGCTGGTCCCGGAGGTGGAGCCGCCGGAAGAACTGTTCCAGATTTCTCCGAAAAAAATCATCGGCCTGACGATCTCGCCGAACGAACTGAACCTCATCCGGCAAGAGAGGCTGAAGGCGCTCGGTTTGAAGGCGCAGGCGAACTATGCCAATCTCGACCGGATTTTGCAAGAGTTGGATTACGCGGAAAAATTGATGCGCAAGATCGGCTGTCCCGTTATTAACGTGTCGAACAAAGCGGTGGAAGAGACGGCCAACATTGTGATGGACATTCTGAAACGCGGGGGAGGAAGAGGTTGA
- a CDS encoding helix-turn-helix transcriptional regulator, with the protein MTIELSARQQQILEIVRREGPITGEQIAEKLNLTRATLRPDLAILTMAGFLEARPRVGYFYAGKKSSEIFGEQLRKMLVKDHKAVPVVIPESATVYDAIVTMFVEDVGNLAVVKEHGILAGVISRKDLLKVAIGKQETHAIPVSLVMTRMPNVITVTGEDNVYEAARKLVDNAIDSLPVVKVLNADRKEYEVIGRFTKTTVTKIFVELGSNREI; encoded by the coding sequence TTGACCATCGAATTGTCAGCAAGACAGCAGCAGATTTTGGAGATCGTGCGCCGTGAAGGGCCGATCACCGGCGAGCAGATCGCGGAAAAGCTGAATTTGACGCGAGCCACGTTGCGCCCTGATTTGGCGATTCTGACGATGGCCGGCTTTTTGGAAGCGAGGCCGCGGGTCGGATATTTTTATGCGGGAAAAAAATCGAGCGAAATCTTTGGCGAACAACTGCGCAAAATGCTGGTCAAGGACCACAAGGCAGTGCCGGTCGTGATCCCGGAGAGCGCGACCGTGTATGACGCGATTGTCACGATGTTCGTGGAGGATGTCGGGAATTTGGCCGTGGTCAAGGAGCATGGGATTCTGGCCGGCGTGATTTCCCGCAAGGATCTGTTGAAAGTGGCGATCGGTAAACAGGAGACCCACGCGATACCCGTATCACTCGTGATGACCCGGATGCCGAACGTAATCACCGTCACAGGCGAGGACAACGTCTACGAAGCGGCCAGAAAACTGGTGGACAACGCGATCGATTCGCTGCCTGTGGTGAAAGTCCTGAATGCGGACAGGAAGGAGTACGAAGTGATCGGGCGCTTTACCAAAACAACCGTCACCAAAATCTTCGTGGAACTCGGAAGCAACCGGGAAATCTGA
- the ptsP gene encoding phosphoenolpyruvate--protein phosphotransferase — protein sequence MAETKLQGIGVSDGIRVGKAFVLDPSTVRREAVRQSIAEAEIENELERLRHAKETSIRQLGELVERTRRMAGEEKAVILAGQQSILDDPAFYPEIEKWIVTERYSAERAVLQVVERISGLFAAMESEYLRERAVDVKDVGNRLLANLQGGHQTSLSDIGEPVILVADDLTPSETVQLDKRYILGFVIRKGGKTSHTAILSRSVGIPAVVGVGEQLDKIRNGSLLVIDGASGVCIVEPDAATLSQYQEKMRLEQEQQDQLKRDAGNPAVTQDGIRVEIAANIGTPEEARVALEQGAEGIGLYRTEFLFMHSDRMPDEEEQYRAYKQVAETMGERPVVIRTLDIGGDKQLPYLSLPQEMNPFLGYRAIRLCLGNETLLLTQIRAILRASAYGKLKIMFPMISGLEEWHRAKAIYEKARQQLEEAGIAYDRSLEVGIMIEVPSAALLADRFAREVDFFSIGTNDLVQYTLAVDRMNEHVAYLYDPFHPAVLRLIQSVIAAAHQAEKWVGMCGGMAGDPLAVPLLLGFGLDEWSMDAGSISRIKRQIARLRQAECKQLAAQVLELDTAEAIRGELQRFLHANSGQPN from the coding sequence ATGGCGGAAACCAAATTGCAGGGAATCGGCGTATCGGATGGGATCCGGGTAGGGAAAGCGTTCGTCCTGGATCCCTCCACCGTGAGGCGGGAAGCGGTGCGGCAATCGATCGCCGAAGCGGAGATTGAGAATGAGCTGGAACGGCTGCGGCATGCCAAGGAGACAAGTATCCGTCAACTGGGCGAACTGGTCGAACGCACCAGGCGCATGGCGGGGGAGGAAAAGGCGGTCATTTTGGCCGGACAGCAAAGCATATTGGACGATCCCGCGTTTTATCCGGAGATCGAAAAATGGATCGTCACAGAGCGCTACTCAGCCGAACGGGCGGTGCTCCAGGTGGTCGAACGGATCAGCGGATTGTTTGCGGCGATGGAGTCTGAGTATTTGCGCGAACGAGCGGTGGACGTGAAGGATGTCGGCAACCGCCTGCTGGCCAATCTGCAGGGTGGCCACCAGACCTCCCTGTCAGACATCGGCGAACCGGTGATCCTTGTGGCCGATGACCTGACGCCTTCCGAGACGGTCCAGTTGGACAAACGCTATATTCTCGGGTTTGTCATCCGCAAAGGGGGGAAAACCTCGCATACGGCGATTTTATCCCGCTCGGTGGGGATCCCGGCGGTGGTCGGGGTCGGTGAACAGTTGGACAAGATTCGCAATGGCAGCCTGCTGGTGATCGACGGCGCGTCCGGCGTCTGCATCGTCGAACCGGATGCAGCGACCCTCTCGCAGTATCAGGAAAAAATGCGGCTGGAGCAGGAGCAGCAGGATCAACTGAAACGCGATGCGGGCAACCCGGCCGTCACGCAGGATGGCATACGGGTCGAGATCGCTGCGAACATCGGTACGCCGGAAGAGGCGCGGGTCGCGCTGGAACAAGGCGCAGAGGGGATCGGGCTATACAGAACGGAATTTCTGTTTATGCACAGCGACCGGATGCCGGACGAGGAGGAGCAGTACCGGGCATACAAACAAGTGGCAGAGACCATGGGCGAGCGCCCGGTTGTGATCCGCACGCTCGACATCGGAGGGGACAAGCAGCTGCCATACCTCTCGCTGCCGCAAGAGATGAATCCGTTCCTCGGCTACCGGGCGATCCGCCTTTGCCTTGGGAACGAGACGCTGCTGTTGACCCAAATCCGGGCGATTTTGCGGGCGAGCGCGTATGGCAAACTGAAAATCATGTTTCCGATGATTTCCGGCCTGGAGGAGTGGCACCGGGCAAAGGCGATTTATGAAAAGGCTCGCCAACAGTTGGAGGAAGCGGGCATCGCCTACGACCGGTCGCTGGAAGTGGGCATCATGATCGAAGTTCCCTCGGCCGCTCTGCTGGCCGACCGGTTTGCCCGGGAGGTCGATTTTTTCAGCATCGGAACGAATGATCTGGTACAGTATACGCTGGCGGTTGACCGGATGAATGAACATGTGGCCTACTTGTATGATCCTTTTCACCCCGCCGTGCTCCGGCTGATCCAATCGGTGATTGCAGCCGCCCACCAAGCGGAAAAATGGGTCGGCATGTGTGGAGGTATGGCGGGCGATCCGCTGGCGGTTCCGCTACTGCTGGGATTCGGGTTGGATGAATGGAGCATGGATGCTGGTTCGATCAGCAGGATCAAGCGTCAGATCGCCCGGTTACGGCAGGCGGAGTGCAAGCAACTGGCCGCCCAAGTGCTGGAACTGGACACGGCGGAGGCTATCCGCGGCGAATTGCAGCGGTTTTTGCATGCAAACTCCGGACAACCGAATTGA
- a CDS encoding HPr family phosphocarrier protein yields the protein MLTREVTIENAEGFHVRPAQQFVHTAGRFAATIYVINEKGVKVDGKSILGLMTLGLAKGAKMTIQADGADEREALEALTQLVESKFGEE from the coding sequence ATGCTGACAAGAGAAGTGACCATCGAGAATGCGGAGGGGTTTCATGTTCGCCCCGCCCAGCAGTTTGTGCACACAGCCGGGCGATTTGCCGCCACGATTTACGTGATCAACGAAAAAGGCGTGAAAGTGGACGGCAAAAGCATCTTGGGCTTGATGACCTTGGGACTGGCCAAGGGTGCGAAAATGACGATTCAGGCGGACGGGGCGGACGAGCGGGAAGCGCTGGAAGCCTTGACGCAATTGGTGGAAAGCAAGTTTGGTGAAGAATAA
- a CDS encoding PTS sugar transporter subunit IIA, with translation MNLTALIRPETVLLPLDAESKPQCIEKLAAAMRDAGYVTDAAAFVEAVMKREQTGSTGVGFGVAIPHGKSEGVARPGLAFAKLSEPVDWNSLDGKPVSMVFLIAVPQAHADNEHLQVLAAISRKLMHESFRNRLAEAASANDVIAALEAL, from the coding sequence TTGAATCTAACTGCTTTGATCAGGCCGGAAACGGTCCTGTTGCCGCTGGATGCAGAAAGCAAACCGCAATGTATCGAAAAATTGGCGGCCGCCATGCGGGACGCTGGCTATGTCACAGATGCGGCCGCGTTTGTGGAAGCCGTCATGAAACGTGAACAAACCGGCTCTACCGGCGTCGGATTTGGCGTGGCGATTCCGCACGGCAAGTCGGAAGGGGTGGCGCGTCCAGGGCTTGCGTTCGCCAAATTGAGCGAACCGGTCGACTGGAATTCGCTTGATGGAAAACCGGTGTCGATGGTGTTTTTGATCGCCGTTCCGCAGGCGCATGCCGACAATGAACATCTGCAAGTGCTGGCGGCCATTTCCCGCAAACTGATGCATGAATCGTTCCGCAACCGGTTGGCGGAAGCCGCATCTGCCAACGACGTGATCGCAGCATTAGAGGCACTTTAA
- the pfkB gene encoding 1-phosphofructokinase — translation MNRFVVTVTLNPALDKTVILPRLQIGGLNRVRQMRQDPGGKGINVAKVLNQFGVDVKATGLMAGAQGRWLVKQLEEQGISVDFLEVSGETRTNLKIYDEQTRITTEINDPGFTVHADDLHRFREKLADLLQHAAVLVVGGSLPPGAPDHIYRDYIEMANERGVRTVLDADGTPLRQGILAKPFAVKPNLFELQQWMGRKLDSEAEIVAAGRELLQQGVSLVAISMGGDGSLVMDADAAYRVFPFSITPQSTVGAGDSMVAALVYSLLTGKSLRETAIWGTAAGTVTASKFGTQVCTLEEVENSIARVHVVHL, via the coding sequence ATGAACCGATTTGTCGTCACCGTCACTCTCAACCCGGCACTCGACAAAACGGTGATTTTGCCGCGGTTGCAGATCGGCGGCCTGAACCGAGTACGGCAAATGCGCCAAGATCCGGGCGGCAAAGGCATCAATGTAGCGAAGGTATTGAACCAGTTCGGGGTGGATGTGAAGGCTACCGGGCTGATGGCCGGCGCGCAGGGAAGGTGGCTGGTGAAACAGTTGGAGGAACAGGGGATTTCCGTCGATTTTTTGGAGGTGTCGGGCGAAACCCGCACCAACCTGAAGATTTACGATGAGCAAACGCGCATCACCACCGAAATCAACGACCCCGGTTTTACGGTACACGCCGATGATTTACACCGTTTCCGCGAAAAGTTGGCTGATTTGTTGCAGCACGCCGCGGTGCTGGTGGTGGGCGGCAGCCTGCCGCCGGGGGCTCCGGATCACATTTACCGGGACTACATTGAGATGGCCAATGAACGGGGGGTCCGCACTGTCCTTGATGCGGACGGCACCCCGCTGCGGCAAGGGATCCTGGCGAAGCCGTTCGCCGTCAAACCCAATTTGTTCGAATTGCAGCAATGGATGGGGCGAAAATTGGACAGTGAAGCGGAGATCGTGGCGGCCGGCCGGGAATTGTTGCAGCAGGGTGTCTCGCTGGTGGCGATTTCCATGGGCGGCGACGGGTCGTTGGTGATGGACGCGGATGCGGCGTACCGCGTGTTCCCGTTTTCGATTACCCCGCAAAGCACCGTCGGAGCGGGCGATTCGATGGTGGCGGCGCTCGTGTATTCGTTGCTGACCGGCAAATCGTTGCGCGAAACGGCGATTTGGGGGACGGCAGCGGGAACGGTGACTGCTTCCAAATTTGGCACCCAGGTGTGCACGCTGGAGGAAGTCGAAAACAGCATTGCAAGGGTGCATGTCGTTCACTTATAA
- a CDS encoding DeoR/GlpR family DNA-binding transcription regulator has translation MYGEERKTKIVEYVQAHSRASVQELSQLFEVSEATIRRDLKELEEAKLLRRAHGGAISLQSVNFEPTYGEKEDQFLKEKQAIARRAAEMIEAGDTILLDSGTTTYHLAKELKTFSRLTVVTNSLMIGQELRDAAGIEVILTGGSLRRETLAMVGPFAEQSLIRIRVDKAFVGTNALHPAEGLTTPNLLEAAVKRKMIEAAKTVILLTDHSKIGKVAFAKVADLQEIDKIVIDDAVPAGVVDQLERLGVDVHLVHA, from the coding sequence ATGTACGGAGAAGAGCGAAAAACGAAAATCGTCGAGTATGTGCAAGCGCATTCGCGGGCTTCCGTGCAGGAGCTGAGCCAACTGTTTGAGGTATCCGAGGCCACCATCCGGCGGGATTTGAAAGAGCTGGAAGAGGCGAAACTGCTGCGCCGGGCGCACGGTGGAGCTATTTCTCTGCAAAGCGTCAATTTTGAGCCGACTTATGGGGAAAAAGAGGACCAGTTTCTCAAGGAGAAGCAGGCGATCGCCCGGCGGGCGGCGGAGATGATTGAAGCGGGCGACACCATTCTGCTCGATTCGGGTACCACCACTTATCATCTGGCAAAAGAGTTGAAAACGTTTAGCCGGCTGACGGTGGTGACCAACTCCTTGATGATCGGGCAGGAACTGCGGGATGCAGCAGGTATCGAGGTGATCCTCACCGGTGGCAGCCTGCGCCGGGAAACCCTGGCGATGGTGGGGCCGTTCGCCGAGCAATCCCTTATCCGGATCCGGGTGGACAAAGCGTTTGTGGGGACGAACGCCTTGCATCCGGCGGAGGGACTGACCACACCGAACCTGTTGGAGGCGGCGGTCAAACGGAAGATGATTGAAGCGGCCAAAACGGTGATTTTGCTTACGGATCACAGCAAGATCGGGAAAGTGGCGTTTGCCAAAGTGGCCGATTTGCAAGAAATCGACAAGATTGTCATTGATGATGCTGTGCCCGCCGGTGTCGTCGACCAGTTGGAGAGATTGGGGGTGGACGTCCATCTTGTACATGCGTAG
- a CDS encoding sodium:solute symporter family protein, whose translation MNGALILIFGFLLLSLYLGIRARKGKDMNLEQWAVGGRGFGTLFVFLLMAGEIYTTFTFLGGSGWAYGKGGPAFYIIAYGCLAYIISYWLLPAIWKYGKEHKLMSQSDFFASKYKSRSLGVLVSLVGIVALVPYLVLQLKGLGIIVSEASYGSITPTAAIWIGAIAVTAYVMISGIHGSAWTAVVKDIMILGIVLFLGIYLPIHYYGGIQPMFQAIDAAKPGFLTLPEKGQSVSWFVSTVLLTALGFYMWPHTFGSVYSATNEKVFRKNAIVMPLYQLVLLFVFFVGFAAILQVPGLKGANADLALLKISKHTFDPWLVGLIGAAGLLTALVPGSMILMAASTLLAKNVYQVLVPSASDQQVAKLAKYLVPVVALISVYFTLQGGSAIVTLLLMGYSLVTQLFPALLFSLFKRRFVTKQGAFAGIMVGVATVAYITLSNTTIGTLFPSLPQAVQDLNVGIVAMLVNVAVLLAVSLVTRSLGVQNKVTAEAK comes from the coding sequence ATGAATGGCGCATTGATTCTGATTTTCGGTTTTCTGCTGCTTTCTTTGTACCTTGGGATTCGTGCGCGAAAAGGCAAGGATATGAACCTGGAACAATGGGCTGTCGGCGGCCGGGGGTTTGGTACACTGTTTGTGTTTCTGTTAATGGCCGGCGAAATTTACACAACCTTCACGTTTCTTGGCGGAAGCGGCTGGGCGTATGGAAAAGGTGGTCCGGCCTTCTATATAATCGCGTATGGCTGCTTGGCGTATATCATCTCCTACTGGTTGCTTCCTGCCATCTGGAAGTACGGGAAAGAGCACAAACTGATGTCGCAATCGGATTTTTTCGCAAGCAAGTACAAAAGCCGGTCGCTTGGGGTTCTGGTTTCGCTGGTTGGCATCGTGGCGCTGGTGCCTTACCTGGTGTTGCAATTGAAGGGGTTGGGCATCATTGTATCCGAGGCATCGTACGGTTCCATCACGCCGACAGCCGCGATCTGGATTGGCGCGATTGCCGTCACGGCTTACGTGATGATCTCCGGCATTCACGGGTCCGCCTGGACAGCCGTTGTCAAAGACATCATGATTCTGGGAATCGTATTGTTTCTTGGCATCTATCTGCCGATTCATTACTATGGCGGAATCCAGCCGATGTTTCAAGCGATTGATGCCGCCAAGCCCGGATTTCTGACGCTTCCGGAAAAAGGGCAAAGCGTTTCCTGGTTTGTCTCGACTGTTCTCCTGACAGCACTTGGCTTCTATATGTGGCCCCACACGTTCGGCTCTGTCTATTCGGCGACAAACGAAAAAGTGTTTCGCAAGAATGCGATCGTCATGCCGCTCTACCAACTTGTATTGCTGTTTGTGTTTTTTGTCGGTTTTGCGGCGATCCTGCAGGTTCCCGGTCTGAAAGGAGCAAACGCCGACCTTGCATTGCTGAAAATCTCGAAACATACATTTGACCCGTGGCTGGTCGGATTGATCGGGGCAGCCGGCTTGCTGACCGCCCTCGTGCCCGGTTCGATGATTTTGATGGCCGCCTCCACCCTGCTTGCAAAAAACGTCTATCAAGTGCTTGTTCCGTCCGCATCCGACCAACAGGTTGCAAAATTGGCCAAGTATCTGGTGCCGGTCGTGGCGCTGATTTCCGTATACTTTACTCTGCAGGGCGGCAGTGCGATCGTCACACTGCTCCTGATGGGCTACAGCCTGGTGACACAGTTGTTCCCGGCGCTGCTCTTCAGCCTGTTCAAAAGGCGCTTTGTCACCAAACAGGGAGCGTTCGCCGGAATCATGGTGGGTGTGGCAACCGTAGCGTATATTACGCTGAGCAACACCACAATCGGCACATTATTTCCGTCCCTGCCGCAGGCGGTGCAGGACCTGAACGTCGGAATCGTGGCCATGCTTGTCAATGTGGCCGTGCTGCTGGCCGTAAGCCTCGTAACACGCAGCCTCGGGGTTCAAAACAAGGTAACTGCCGAGGCGAAGTAA
- a CDS encoding DUF3311 domain-containing protein, whose translation MKIYHVLALLPFLAILGGVSFVNQTAPYVLGMPFLLFWIVMWVVLTSVIMAIVFKLDPANKEGETR comes from the coding sequence ATGAAAATCTATCATGTGCTGGCATTGCTTCCGTTCCTCGCGATTCTGGGTGGCGTATCATTTGTCAATCAAACGGCTCCCTATGTGCTTGGCATGCCGTTTCTCCTTTTCTGGATCGTCATGTGGGTGGTTCTTACATCTGTCATCATGGCGATCGTGTTCAAACTGGATCCGGCAAACAAGGAAGGTGAGACTCGATGA